A portion of the Calliphora vicina chromosome 5, idCalVici1.1, whole genome shotgun sequence genome contains these proteins:
- the LOC135961334 gene encoding RNA polymerase-associated protein LEO1-like encodes TQTTFIVSTIEKRLQDLQRKLSEIAEIPKILSSTLATVSQTFDKLTTTLPPPIAPTHCRHHFPSGNEYCPHFYGNEQRRKLSYDEDVYDFELSDEADGVDAVDEDFDAKQAYLQLKRYAAKHRKSKDVTPESDYASESNYQPNDTDCKDQTDLASANDGDDNDVTDDDYNYDDNDNAAVTTSNDEDDDSEKSCDMYEEFNLSVLKIPLGHVNDEYDIKEYADDDDDEKDSADDEDFLTTTFTWNLRNKPKLQITDSDENDNVNKRDNDDEGDDKLYVSQPKSLNESKDILCQKQHSKADTPEKEQKLDKLERSWPWADREKIIYKQSTCHLVPHKPLGLIEKRIQLLVKRNLLEHINKTKNPQ; translated from the exons ACCCAAACAACTTTTATAGTTTCTACGATTGAAAAGCGTCTACAAGATTTGCAAAGAAAACTATCGGAAATTGCTGAAATACCAAAAATTCTCTCCTCCACTTTGGCAACCGTATCACAGACTTTCGATAAACTTACCAcaacactgccaccaccaaTTGCCCCAACACATTGCCGCCATCATTTCCCAAGCGGAAATGAGTATTGCCCTCATTTTTATGGAAATGAGCAGAGACGCAAATTGTCCTACGATGAAGATGTCTATGATTTCGAATTAAGTGACGAGGCGGATGGAGTTGATGCAGTAGATGAAGATTTCGATGCAAAACAGGCATATTTGCAGCTTAAACGTTATGCGGCAAAGCATAGAAAGTCAAAGGATGTTACACCGGAATCAGATTATGCATCGGAAAGCAATTACCAACCAAACGATACAGACTGCAAGGACCAAACTGATTTGGCGAGTGCAAATGATGGCGATGATAATGACGTCACCGATGACGATTACAATTACGATGACAATGACAATGCTGCCGTTACCACTTCCAATGATGAGGATGATGACTCTGAAAAAAGCTGTGACATGTATGAAGAGTTTAACTTGTCTGTGCTTAAAATTCCTTTGGGTCATGTCAACGATGAATACGATATTAAAGAGTAtgcagatgatgatgatgatgaaaaaGATAGCGCTGATGATGAGGATTTTTTAACAACCACTTTTACATGGAATTTACGCAACAAACCAAAACTACAAATAACTGACAGTGATGAAAATGACAACGTTAATAAACGAGACAACGACGATGAAGGCGATGATAAATTATATGTTTCACAACCAAAATCCTTGAACGAATCCAAGGACATTTTATGCCAAAAACAACACTCAAAAGCTGATACACCAGAAAAGGAACAAAAG CTGGACAAATTGGAACGTTCATGGCCTTGGGCAGATCGTGAGAAAAtcatttacaa ACAATCAACTTGCCATTTGGTGCCACATAAACCATTGGGTTTAATTGAGAAACGCATACAATTGCTGGTCAAACGTAACCTTTTGGAGCACATAAACAAAACCAAGAATCCGCAATAA